The following proteins are co-located in the uncultured Draconibacterium sp. genome:
- the rimO gene encoding 30S ribosomal protein S12 methylthiotransferase RimO has protein sequence MAKKRVNVVTMGCSKNLVDSEVLLNQLERGKFEVLHDSNETGFDAVFVNTCGFIHDAKEESINMILDYAEAKKRGEIDKLYVMGCLSERYQNDLEKELPEVDKYFGKFDMKAMVDELKVTYQPEFIYERKITTPSHFAYLKISEGCNRSCSFCAIPKMTGRHKSRSIDSLVKEARYLAKKGVKELLLIAQDLSYYGIDLYGKGQLAELINQISEVDGIEWIRLHYLYPTKFPMEILPIMRENPKVCKYLDMPLQHIANPVLKNMLRHVTREETEALIAKIKEEVPGVVIRTTMLVGFPGETEEDFEELKEFIQETKFERLGVFPYSKEEGTYAGDKFKDDLSDEEKQDRADELMEIQQYISAELNQQKIGQQFDVIIDRKESDYFVGRTEFDSPEVDGEVFVTTDDELKIGTIVKVKITGAEDYDLYGDLV, from the coding sequence ATGGCGAAGAAAAGGGTAAATGTGGTAACCATGGGCTGTTCGAAAAACCTGGTTGATTCGGAAGTTTTGTTAAACCAGCTGGAACGTGGAAAATTTGAAGTTTTGCACGATTCAAATGAAACAGGCTTTGATGCAGTATTTGTAAATACCTGTGGTTTTATTCACGATGCAAAAGAAGAATCCATTAATATGATTTTGGATTATGCCGAGGCAAAAAAGAGGGGAGAGATTGATAAGTTATATGTGATGGGATGCCTCTCGGAACGTTATCAAAACGATTTGGAAAAAGAACTGCCCGAGGTAGACAAATACTTTGGTAAGTTTGATATGAAAGCCATGGTTGATGAGTTGAAAGTAACCTATCAGCCCGAATTTATTTATGAACGAAAAATTACCACTCCATCACATTTCGCTTATCTGAAAATTTCGGAAGGTTGTAACCGTTCCTGTTCATTCTGTGCCATTCCGAAAATGACCGGCCGTCATAAATCGCGCAGTATCGACAGTTTGGTAAAAGAAGCTCGTTACCTGGCCAAAAAAGGCGTAAAAGAATTGCTGTTAATTGCGCAGGATTTGTCGTACTACGGCATTGATTTATACGGAAAAGGTCAGTTGGCCGAATTAATTAATCAAATTTCGGAAGTGGATGGAATCGAGTGGATTCGTTTGCATTATTTGTATCCTACAAAATTTCCAATGGAGATTTTGCCAATAATGCGCGAAAATCCAAAAGTGTGTAAATACCTTGATATGCCTTTGCAACACATTGCCAATCCGGTACTGAAAAATATGTTACGTCATGTTACCCGCGAGGAAACAGAAGCTTTAATTGCAAAAATAAAAGAAGAAGTTCCCGGAGTAGTAATTCGTACAACCATGTTGGTCGGATTTCCGGGCGAAACCGAAGAAGATTTTGAAGAATTGAAAGAGTTTATTCAGGAAACAAAATTTGAACGTCTGGGTGTTTTCCCTTATTCGAAAGAAGAAGGTACGTATGCCGGCGATAAATTTAAAGACGATTTATCGGATGAAGAGAAACAGGATCGGGCAGATGAGTTAATGGAGATTCAACAGTACATTTCTGCAGAATTAAATCAACAAAAAATAGGGCAGCAGTTCGATGTGATTATCGACCGAAAAGAAAGTGATTATTTTGTTGGACGTACTGAATTTGATTCGCCGGAAGTGGATGGCGAAGTGTTTGTTACAACCGACGATGAATTAAAAATCGGCACCATTGTTAAAGTAAAAATAACTGGTGCCGAAGATTATGACCTTTACGGAGACTTGGTTTAA
- a CDS encoding 4-alpha-glucanotransferase, whose amino-acid sequence MKIRFNINYFTRPGQQICVSGAGKFLGNRDVSKAIVLNYTDNGNWSVEIEIPNAVKLLEYKYYLKDENGSVTWEWGNERTLALPAQTKDLIHITDSWRAPGREEKAMFSSAFSEVIMKVNSAAKGAVSRAKSTLQFRIQVPRIGENYQVCVLGNQLTLGNWNKQKPLLLACDSNTAIWSGSINLAGIKSPVHYKYGIYDTVKKELVTLEEGADRFLEIPSLDADSLLLVKSDESFKYPLGNWKGAGVSIPVFSQRSEKSFGVGDFGDLIDFIDWAKSVGMKMVQLLPVNETIASHNWLDSYPYKSISVMALHPVYLNLDKMGVLKDKDKMNEYAAKKAQLNASTHVDYPEVLKLKSDYYKLLFDQEKATFFDREDYKRFFDKNREWLVPYAAFVYLRDKMKSPDFRLWGKYSTYDKKAILKLTNPTSKEWDDIAVHYFIQFHLDKQLSEVSLYARENGIVLKGDIPIGISPNSVEAWTEPELFNLGAQAGAPPDDFAVKGQNWGFPTYNWERMAEENYSWWKKRLHKMADYFDAYRIDHILGFFRIWEIPEDAVEGLLGYFNPALPLTASEIEGFGVPFDFERMVQPYIRQYLIEDLFGEFAGEVIQKFLEPTGDDSYRMKEEFSSQVKVNAWFLSDVEEENLSDKNRKIRDGLFDLIANVLFIQTGHDQWQPRISLQQTASFAALDDYTQNLLNQLYLQFFYQRHDDFWYHKGMEKLPAIIEASNMLVCGEDLGMVPDCVPPVMDELNILSLEIQRMSKNPKIKFAHPADAPYLSVCTTSTHDMSTIRGWWEEDRESTQLFYEQELGNSGTAPFYAEPDICKQIIVQHLYSNAMWTTFPIQDLLAMDGRLRWDKTQEEQINEPSNVRHKWRYRMQQSIDDLKNAKAFNALLKSLIEASGRLSDY is encoded by the coding sequence ATGAAAATCAGATTCAACATTAATTATTTTACCAGACCCGGACAGCAAATTTGTGTGAGTGGGGCAGGTAAATTTTTGGGAAACAGAGATGTCTCAAAAGCGATCGTTTTAAATTATACCGACAATGGCAATTGGTCTGTTGAAATTGAAATTCCTAACGCAGTTAAATTGTTGGAATATAAATATTATCTGAAGGACGAAAACGGAAGTGTGACATGGGAGTGGGGTAACGAAAGAACTTTGGCTCTGCCTGCGCAAACAAAGGATTTAATTCATATTACAGATAGTTGGCGTGCTCCCGGTAGGGAAGAGAAAGCAATGTTTAGTTCTGCTTTTTCAGAGGTAATAATGAAAGTAAACTCTGCAGCCAAAGGTGCTGTGTCGAGGGCAAAAAGCACCTTGCAATTTAGGATTCAGGTGCCAAGGATTGGTGAAAATTACCAGGTCTGTGTGTTGGGAAATCAATTGACACTTGGGAATTGGAACAAACAAAAACCTTTATTGCTTGCCTGCGATTCCAATACTGCAATCTGGTCAGGTTCAATAAATCTGGCTGGAATTAAATCGCCTGTCCACTATAAATACGGGATTTACGATACGGTTAAAAAAGAGCTGGTTACCCTGGAAGAAGGAGCTGACCGGTTTTTGGAAATCCCTTCCTTAGATGCTGATTCTTTGTTGCTTGTTAAATCAGATGAAAGTTTTAAATACCCGCTGGGAAACTGGAAAGGCGCTGGTGTAAGTATTCCTGTTTTTTCGCAGCGAAGTGAAAAAAGCTTCGGTGTTGGCGATTTTGGCGATTTAATCGATTTTATCGACTGGGCCAAAAGCGTTGGAATGAAAATGGTGCAGCTTTTGCCTGTAAATGAAACCATTGCGTCGCACAACTGGCTCGATTCGTACCCGTACAAGTCGATTTCGGTTATGGCACTTCACCCCGTTTATTTGAATTTGGATAAAATGGGTGTGTTAAAGGATAAGGACAAAATGAATGAATATGCTGCAAAAAAAGCACAGTTAAATGCCAGTACGCATGTTGATTATCCCGAGGTGTTAAAATTAAAATCGGATTATTATAAATTACTATTTGATCAGGAAAAAGCTACTTTTTTTGATAGAGAAGATTACAAACGTTTTTTTGACAAAAATAGAGAATGGCTGGTGCCTTATGCTGCATTTGTATATCTGCGCGATAAAATGAAAAGCCCTGATTTTAGGCTTTGGGGGAAATACAGCACATACGATAAAAAAGCCATATTAAAACTTACCAATCCAACATCGAAGGAATGGGACGATATTGCCGTTCATTATTTTATCCAGTTTCACCTTGATAAACAATTGAGTGAAGTGAGTTTGTACGCACGCGAGAATGGCATCGTGTTAAAAGGTGATATTCCGATTGGAATCAGCCCAAACAGTGTGGAAGCCTGGACCGAGCCTGAACTTTTTAACTTGGGCGCACAAGCAGGTGCTCCACCCGACGATTTTGCAGTAAAAGGTCAGAACTGGGGTTTTCCAACCTACAATTGGGAAAGAATGGCCGAAGAAAATTATTCGTGGTGGAAAAAACGCCTGCACAAAATGGCCGATTATTTTGATGCATACCGGATCGATCACATTCTTGGTTTTTTTAGAATTTGGGAAATTCCGGAAGATGCAGTTGAAGGTTTATTGGGTTATTTTAATCCGGCGCTGCCCTTAACTGCCAGTGAAATTGAAGGTTTTGGAGTGCCGTTTGATTTCGAGCGAATGGTGCAACCTTATATTCGACAGTATTTAATAGAAGACCTGTTTGGAGAATTCGCTGGTGAAGTGATTCAAAAGTTTTTGGAACCTACCGGAGACGACAGTTACCGAATGAAAGAAGAGTTCAGTTCGCAGGTGAAAGTAAATGCATGGTTTTTGAGCGATGTTGAGGAGGAAAATCTTTCAGATAAAAACCGGAAAATAAGAGACGGATTGTTTGATTTGATCGCCAATGTTTTGTTTATTCAAACCGGTCACGATCAATGGCAGCCGCGAATCTCGCTTCAGCAAACAGCATCGTTTGCAGCTTTGGACGATTATACTCAAAATCTGCTCAACCAGTTGTATCTGCAATTTTTCTATCAGCGGCACGACGATTTTTGGTACCACAAAGGAATGGAAAAACTGCCTGCCATAATTGAAGCCAGTAACATGCTCGTTTGCGGAGAAGATTTGGGAATGGTTCCCGATTGTGTTCCGCCGGTTATGGATGAGCTAAACATTTTGAGCCTGGAAATTCAGAGAATGTCGAAAAATCCAAAAATTAAATTTGCCCATCCTGCTGATGCGCCCTATTTATCAGTGTGCACAACTTCAACGCACGATATGTCCACCATTCGCGGGTGGTGGGAAGAAGATCGTGAGTCAACACAACTTTTTTACGAACAGGAATTGGGCAACAGCGGAACGGCACCTTTTTATGCCGAGCCTGACATCTGCAAACAAATTATTGTTCAACATCTGTATTCAAATGCGATGTGGACAACCTTTCCTATTCAGGATTTACTGGCAATGGATGGCCGCTTGCGGTGGGATAAAACGCAGGAAGAACAGATTAATGAGCCAAGTAATGTTCGCCATAAATGGAGGTACAGAATGCAACAGAGTATTGATGATTTAAAAAATGCCAAAGCTTTTAATGCTTTGCTTAAATCGTTGATAGAAGCATCTGGTAGGTTGTCTGATTATTAA
- a CDS encoding creatininase family protein, producing MKRFASFLFVLSISFSVFSQDLSYRLEELTAPDFVKAVEKSEKTCIIPIGVMEKHGAQLPLGTDLYMSREYSLRAAEQEYAVVFPWYYFSQINEARQQPGTIAYSPELIWKILQETLDELNRNGFEKIIIVNGHGGNNAFLNYFGMAQLSEPRNYSLYWFRPQDNPEVEKKAVEASQYDKYDQHAGNSETSMMAAAQPDFTHVERSSQQSGEDLDRINHLKYVYTGIWWYASFPNHYGGDASKATAKAGEFLINETVRQLVEMIQLVKADTVVPALQKQFFEDAKNPLKTKQ from the coding sequence ATGAAACGTTTTGCTTCGTTTTTATTTGTTCTGAGTATTTCCTTTTCCGTATTCAGTCAGGATTTGTCGTATCGATTGGAAGAATTAACCGCACCTGATTTTGTGAAAGCAGTTGAAAAAAGCGAAAAAACCTGTATTATTCCCATTGGAGTAATGGAAAAGCACGGTGCTCAGCTTCCTTTGGGAACCGATTTATACATGTCGCGCGAATATTCGTTAAGAGCCGCTGAGCAGGAATATGCTGTAGTTTTTCCCTGGTATTATTTTAGCCAGATAAATGAAGCCAGGCAGCAACCCGGAACTATTGCTTACTCGCCCGAGCTGATTTGGAAAATTCTTCAGGAAACACTGGATGAACTTAACCGAAACGGTTTTGAAAAAATTATAATTGTAAACGGCCATGGCGGAAATAACGCTTTTCTGAATTATTTTGGAATGGCACAGCTTTCCGAGCCACGCAATTATTCGTTGTATTGGTTTCGTCCTCAGGACAATCCGGAAGTGGAGAAAAAAGCAGTGGAAGCAAGTCAGTACGATAAATACGATCAACACGCCGGAAACAGTGAAACATCGATGATGGCAGCAGCACAACCCGATTTTACGCATGTGGAGCGTTCTTCGCAACAATCGGGAGAAGATTTGGATAGAATTAACCATTTAAAATATGTGTACACCGGAATTTGGTGGTATGCCAGTTTTCCAAATCATTATGGTGGCGATGCATCAAAAGCAACTGCCAAAGCCGGCGAATTTCTGATAAACGAAACCGTTAGACAATTGGTTGAAATGATTCAGTTGGTGAAAGCGGATACAGTTGTTCCTGCCTTACAAAAACAGTTTTTCGAAGACGCAAAAAATCCCTTAAAAACGAAACAATAA
- a CDS encoding HAD family hydrolase: MELNFRSDIKKWLDNTEKLEPIPTTFCPNLKTDSGQKIKAVIFDIYGTLLISSSGDIDQASLSGDNMRMAMEAGGFDLQSCQPGVCTFLLDQLQEQIAIQHNELRLQGHPFPDVDIFKVWEGMFAAAEEQKLLKRSGSESLVDTIFMFEILSNKVYPMPGMKEVLNALRQKGIPLGIVSNAQFYTPIIMNYFLTGEFTPRKDIEFFDKDLSVFSFKELRAKPDTALFDPIKTTLENKYKIQASEAVFVGNDMLKDVYTATNSGLKTILFAGDERSLRLREKDARVKGMFPDFIINDLSQLTKIID, encoded by the coding sequence ATGGAATTAAACTTCAGGAGCGATATAAAAAAATGGTTGGATAACACGGAAAAACTGGAGCCAATTCCAACAACCTTTTGTCCCAATTTAAAGACTGACTCAGGGCAAAAAATAAAAGCGGTAATTTTCGATATATACGGGACACTGCTTATTTCATCATCCGGCGACATTGATCAGGCCTCGTTATCGGGCGATAATATGCGCATGGCAATGGAAGCGGGAGGTTTTGATTTGCAAAGTTGCCAGCCCGGTGTCTGTACATTTTTACTTGATCAGTTGCAGGAACAAATTGCAATTCAGCACAATGAGTTGCGCTTGCAGGGGCATCCTTTTCCTGACGTTGATATTTTTAAGGTTTGGGAAGGAATGTTTGCAGCTGCCGAAGAGCAAAAACTCCTCAAACGATCGGGCAGCGAATCGTTGGTTGATACAATTTTTATGTTCGAAATTTTAAGTAACAAAGTGTATCCCATGCCGGGAATGAAAGAGGTTTTGAATGCATTAAGACAAAAAGGGATTCCATTGGGAATTGTTTCCAACGCGCAGTTTTACACGCCTATTATTATGAATTACTTTCTGACAGGAGAATTTACACCGCGCAAGGATATTGAATTCTTCGACAAAGATTTATCGGTCTTTTCGTTTAAAGAGCTTCGTGCAAAACCCGATACTGCTCTCTTTGATCCCATAAAAACAACACTTGAAAATAAATACAAGATTCAAGCTTCCGAAGCTGTTTTTGTGGGTAACGACATGCTAAAAGATGTATATACTGCCACAAACAGCGGTTTAAAAACGATATTATTTGCCGGTGACGAACGTTCGCTTCGCTTACGCGAAAAAGATGCGCGGGTAAAAGGAATGTTCCCCGACTTTATTATTAATGATTTATCGCAATTGACTAAAATTATTGACTAA
- a CDS encoding alpha-amylase family glycosyl hydrolase: protein MANPKETFITTIESRLRFIYKDSYSDEILQKLFAVLSKYQAIDNSNLKWDEKDVVLITYGDSIKTENEIPLQTLNRFLNKKLKEQLTVVHILPFFPYSSDDGFSVIDFRKVNPELGDWSDVATLNSNFDLMADLVINHASSRGEWFQNFLKQKGVGKDYFICEDPAKDLSQVTRPRNTPLLTPYETAEGIKHVWTTFSADQVDLNFSNPDLLVEMMDILLAYISHGARIIRLDAIAFLWKVVGTTCLHLPETHEVVKLMRDVAEHVNPATIILTETNVPNKENLSYFGEGDEAHMVYQFSLPPLLLHALHTANSSYLTTWAKSLPSLSGDKTFFNFTASHDGIGVRPLEGLLPEEEKNTLVENMKGFGGFVNYKSNPDGSQSPYELNITYFDALKGTANGEDRFQVERFLASQTVMMSFAGVPAFYIHSLTATPNYHEGVAVTKHNRTINRRKWQLNELEEILNTETPQQKVFTSLQKLITLRKKQAAFHPNAKQEIIDLGKEVFAMVRRSPEQTIVVVVNLSASKTAFELPADLTELNHDLISDSKINKRELKAYQCCWFT from the coding sequence ATGGCAAATCCCAAAGAAACTTTCATTACTACAATTGAGAGCAGGCTACGCTTTATCTATAAGGATAGTTATTCCGATGAAATTCTGCAAAAGCTCTTTGCTGTGCTTTCAAAATATCAAGCCATCGACAACTCAAACTTAAAATGGGATGAAAAAGATGTGGTGCTTATTACATACGGCGACAGCATAAAAACCGAGAATGAGATTCCGCTGCAAACGTTAAATCGTTTCCTGAATAAAAAGCTAAAGGAACAACTGACGGTAGTTCATATTCTGCCCTTTTTTCCTTACAGCAGCGACGATGGTTTTTCGGTAATCGATTTTAGGAAAGTTAATCCTGAACTTGGCGACTGGAGTGATGTAGCAACATTAAACAGCAATTTTGATTTAATGGCAGATTTAGTCATAAATCATGCATCGAGCCGGGGCGAGTGGTTTCAGAACTTTCTGAAGCAGAAAGGTGTTGGAAAAGACTATTTTATTTGTGAAGATCCGGCAAAAGACCTTTCGCAGGTAACACGCCCAAGAAACACTCCACTTTTAACTCCCTACGAAACGGCTGAAGGAATTAAACATGTTTGGACAACCTTTAGCGCCGACCAGGTTGATTTAAACTTTTCGAATCCTGATCTTCTGGTTGAAATGATGGATATTTTATTGGCTTACATTTCGCACGGAGCACGAATAATCCGATTGGATGCCATTGCCTTTTTATGGAAAGTTGTTGGAACAACCTGCCTTCATCTGCCGGAAACGCACGAAGTGGTAAAACTGATGCGCGATGTGGCCGAGCACGTTAATCCGGCCACCATAATATTAACCGAAACCAACGTGCCCAACAAGGAAAACCTGAGTTATTTCGGGGAAGGTGATGAAGCCCACATGGTGTATCAGTTTAGCCTCCCTCCTCTTTTACTGCACGCGTTGCACACGGCTAATTCGAGCTATCTAACTACCTGGGCAAAAAGTTTACCTTCACTTAGCGGAGACAAAACATTTTTCAATTTTACCGCATCGCACGATGGTATAGGAGTTCGTCCTTTGGAAGGTTTATTGCCGGAAGAAGAGAAAAATACATTGGTTGAAAACATGAAAGGTTTTGGCGGATTTGTTAACTACAAATCAAATCCCGATGGTAGTCAAAGTCCTTACGAATTAAACATTACTTATTTTGATGCATTAAAAGGAACTGCCAACGGCGAAGACCGCTTTCAGGTGGAACGTTTTCTGGCTTCGCAAACGGTTATGATGAGCTTTGCCGGGGTTCCTGCGTTTTACATTCACAGCTTAACAGCCACTCCGAATTACCATGAAGGAGTTGCCGTGACAAAACACAACCGAACCATAAACCGCAGGAAATGGCAATTGAATGAATTGGAGGAAATCCTGAATACGGAAACTCCGCAACAGAAAGTATTTACTTCTTTACAGAAATTAATTACGCTGAGGAAGAAACAAGCAGCTTTTCATCCCAATGCAAAACAGGAAATCATTGACTTAGGTAAGGAAGTATTTGCAATGGTTCGTCGCTCGCCGGAACAAACAATAGTTGTTGTAGTTAACTTATCCGCATCGAAAACAGCATTCGAATTACCTGCAGATTTAACGGAACTAAACCACGATCTGATTTCGGATTCAAAAATAAATAAAAGGGAATTGAAAGCTTACCAGTGTTGCTGGTTTACTTAA
- a CDS encoding methyltransferase encodes MFPVFYLTLFIPTPHLFADTSISLTIGAIIIFLGMFTRSVTIGLVYIQRGGKNRRIHASKLVTEGIYSVCRNPMYLGNLLLLLGFGIFANSVLYLAIMFPIFGLIYLGIIKAEEAFLTNEFGDEYVAYKKKTFAIIPKLGGLGKAFSGYEFNFTRVVIREYNSLFIYFSGILLLAYHQQVMSLKTSATALVIFLVIYLIVKVLKRKKILVAS; translated from the coding sequence TTGTTCCCTGTTTTTTACCTTACACTTTTTATTCCTACACCGCATTTGTTTGCCGATACCAGTATCTCGTTAACCATTGGTGCTATCATAATTTTTCTGGGAATGTTTACCCGAAGTGTTACAATTGGTTTGGTGTATATTCAACGGGGTGGAAAAAACCGAAGAATTCATGCCAGTAAGCTTGTAACTGAAGGCATTTACAGTGTTTGCCGCAATCCGATGTATTTGGGTAACCTGTTGCTTTTATTGGGGTTTGGTATTTTCGCCAATTCAGTACTGTATTTGGCCATTATGTTTCCTATTTTCGGACTAATTTATCTGGGAATTATTAAAGCAGAAGAGGCCTTTTTAACAAATGAGTTTGGCGACGAATATGTTGCATACAAAAAGAAAACATTTGCCATTATTCCAAAATTAGGTGGATTAGGCAAAGCATTTTCTGGTTACGAATTTAACTTTACACGTGTTGTAATTCGCGAATACAATTCACTGTTTATTTATTTCAGTGGTATTTTACTTTTAGCTTACCATCAACAAGTAATGAGTTTAAAAACTTCGGCTACAGCGCTTGTAATTTTTCTTGTTATTTACCTGATTGTAAAGGTTTTAAAACGTAAAAAAATTCTGGTTGCCAGTTAA
- a CDS encoding IS256 family transposase, whose protein sequence is MESEEFKAMRDKALEQLRNGQSLTGKDGVFAPLLKEFIESALDAEMSSHLDDFERISGNKRNGKKSKTLKTDSGEIEITTPQDRNSSFEPQLVKKRETVLADNLAPKIIGLYGLGMSFRDISNHIKEMYDVDISHSTLSEITERVIPQVKAWQSRPLESLYTIVWLDAMHYKVRDEGRVVSRAVYNVLAVNKEGRKELIGMYISESEGANFWLSVLTDLKSRGVEDILIASIDNLSGFSEAIASIFPKVEIQLCIVHQVRNSIKYVASKDQKVFMKDLKKVYQAVNKSQAETELINLEERWGNKYPVVIKSWNTNWDKLSAYFQYDEQIRRLIYTTNPVEGFHRQVRKVTKTKGAFPNDMALLKLIYLATENISKKWTQPLQNWGLTAQQLKIKFGDRMKLDL, encoded by the coding sequence ATGGAAAGTGAAGAATTTAAAGCAATGCGTGACAAAGCCCTTGAGCAGTTACGCAATGGACAATCCCTAACAGGAAAAGATGGTGTTTTTGCTCCCTTACTGAAAGAGTTTATTGAAAGTGCTCTTGATGCGGAGATGAGTTCCCATTTGGATGATTTTGAGCGAATATCAGGCAACAAACGTAATGGGAAGAAAAGTAAAACCCTGAAAACTGATTCGGGAGAAATTGAGATTACTACACCTCAAGACCGCAATAGCAGTTTTGAGCCACAACTTGTAAAAAAGCGAGAAACAGTACTGGCAGATAATCTTGCCCCTAAAATCATTGGATTATATGGTCTTGGGATGAGTTTTCGGGACATCTCGAATCACATCAAAGAGATGTACGATGTAGATATCTCGCATTCCACATTAAGCGAGATAACAGAGAGAGTTATTCCACAGGTTAAAGCGTGGCAAAGTCGCCCACTTGAATCGCTGTACACGATTGTCTGGCTTGATGCGATGCACTACAAGGTCAGAGATGAAGGCAGGGTGGTAAGCCGAGCTGTTTACAACGTATTAGCCGTTAACAAAGAAGGTCGAAAAGAACTAATCGGGATGTATATCTCAGAAAGTGAAGGGGCTAACTTCTGGCTTAGTGTACTGACTGACTTAAAATCCCGTGGAGTAGAAGATATTTTAATTGCCAGCATTGATAATCTGTCAGGATTTTCAGAAGCCATAGCAAGTATTTTTCCAAAGGTAGAAATCCAGTTATGCATCGTTCATCAGGTGCGGAACTCGATAAAGTACGTGGCATCGAAAGACCAAAAGGTTTTTATGAAAGACCTGAAAAAGGTATATCAAGCGGTCAATAAGAGCCAGGCAGAAACTGAACTTATCAACCTGGAAGAAAGATGGGGGAACAAATATCCTGTAGTCATCAAATCGTGGAATACCAACTGGGATAAATTATCGGCTTATTTTCAGTATGATGAGCAAATCCGTAGGCTCATTTACACGACCAATCCCGTAGAAGGTTTTCACCGTCAGGTACGAAAAGTTACCAAAACAAAAGGTGCTTTCCCAAACGATATGGCTTTGCTGAAATTGATTTATCTGGCAACCGAGAACATCTCTAAAAAATGGACACAGCCACTCCAGAACTGGGGACTTACAGCACAGCAACTGAAAATAAAATTTGGAGACAGGATGAAACTTGACCTCTGA
- the cmoA gene encoding carboxy-S-adenosyl-L-methionine synthase CmoA: MIDKVFKEKADQSTDFRFDKKVVDVFDDMVVRSVPYYLEIQRMMVELANTFAKPNTNLYDLGCSTGTTMISMSKELDKSVGFVGIDESPQMLESCRNNLDANGVEQVVKLNSFDLNKGVEIENASVVILCLTLQFVRPLYRAKLIQSIYDQMNPGGAIILVEKVIGEGSDFNRKFIDYYYDYKRRNDYNDMEIAQKREALENILIPFKLSENIHMLEEAGFKDCETFFKWYNFTGLIAIK, from the coding sequence ATGATTGACAAAGTATTTAAAGAAAAGGCAGACCAGTCAACTGATTTTAGGTTTGATAAAAAGGTTGTAGATGTTTTTGATGATATGGTTGTACGTTCAGTACCATATTATCTCGAGATTCAGAGAATGATGGTAGAACTGGCAAATACATTTGCAAAACCAAATACCAATTTATACGATTTAGGATGTTCTACCGGAACAACTATGATTTCGATGAGTAAAGAATTGGATAAATCGGTAGGTTTTGTTGGTATTGATGAGTCGCCTCAAATGCTTGAAAGTTGCAGAAATAATTTAGATGCAAATGGTGTAGAGCAGGTGGTAAAACTAAATTCTTTTGATTTAAACAAAGGAGTTGAAATTGAAAACGCATCAGTAGTCATTCTATGTTTAACCTTGCAGTTTGTTCGTCCTTTGTACCGTGCTAAATTAATTCAGTCAATTTATGATCAAATGAATCCGGGTGGCGCAATTATTTTGGTTGAAAAAGTAATTGGTGAAGGAAGCGATTTTAATCGGAAGTTTATTGATTATTACTACGATTACAAGCGCAGAAACGATTACAACGACATGGAAATTGCCCAGAAAAGGGAAGCACTCGAGAACATTCTCATCCCGTTTAAACTGAGCGAAAATATTCACATGCTGGAAGAAGCAGGATTTAAAGACTGCGAAACGTTCTTTAAGTGGTACAACTTCACCGGATTAATTGCAATTAAATAG